Proteins found in one Planctomycetia bacterium genomic segment:
- the emrE gene encoding multidrug transporter: MIHWAYLAIAIAAEVLGTSFLRAAAGFTKPLPTLVVVAGYGIAFYFLSLTLDRIPTGIAYAVWSGVGVTLVAAIGWAFHGQKLDAAALVGIGLIIAGVIVLNLFSKSAAH; this comes from the coding sequence ATGATCCACTGGGCGTACCTGGCGATCGCCATCGCCGCCGAAGTGCTGGGAACGAGCTTCCTGCGCGCGGCCGCCGGATTCACGAAACCGTTGCCGACGCTGGTCGTGGTCGCCGGCTACGGCATCGCGTTCTACTTCCTGTCGCTGACACTCGACCGGATCCCGACCGGCATCGCCTACGCGGTCTGGTCGGGTGTCGGCGTGACCCTCGTCGCCGCGATCGGCTGGGCCTTCCACGGCCAGAAGCTCGACGCGGCGGCGCTCGTCGGCATCGGCCTGATCATCGCCGGCGTGATCGTGCTCAATCTGTTCTCGAAGTCCGCGGCCCACTGA
- the kdtA gene encoding 3-deoxy-D-manno-octulosonic acid transferase, whose amino-acid sequence MPMLLNVVYLAALVALLPWVAWRRLSGGRPVAALWTRFSGDIAPFPASGAAARIWMHGVSVGEVQLLATLAAEVAVQAAGAGRTVECVASSSTTTGLEVAGRRFGPARVFPCPLDLTWAVARVLDRVRPDLLVLGELELWPNLLAAARRRGIPVVVVNARMSERSAAGYRRIGWLVRRMLGQVSLVVARSRADGDRFAAAGANRVVVAGSMKFDGVRGDRGAPEIDRLRRLAGFSPDDVVFLAGSTQDPEERLAAEAFLAARQRHPSLRLVVVPRHVERTPEIGGLLDGLGLRWQTRSRLEADSPDPQARVLLIDTTGELSQWWGTATIAFVGGSLDGQRGGQNMLEPAAYGAAVAFGPHTGNFRDEVAVLLASDAAEVVADGPGLTAFVGRCLAEPGWAADRGSRAAAGVAAGRGATPLTARLLLECLARTADSR is encoded by the coding sequence ATGCCCATGCTGCTGAACGTCGTCTACCTCGCGGCGCTCGTGGCTCTGCTCCCCTGGGTGGCCTGGAGGCGGCTCTCTGGCGGCCGCCCCGTGGCCGCCCTGTGGACAAGGTTCAGCGGCGACATCGCCCCGTTCCCGGCGTCGGGAGCCGCGGCCCGGATCTGGATGCACGGCGTGAGCGTCGGGGAGGTGCAGCTGCTGGCGACGCTGGCGGCGGAGGTCGCCGTCCAGGCCGCCGGCGCCGGACGGACCGTGGAGTGCGTGGCCTCGAGTTCCACCACCACGGGGCTCGAGGTGGCGGGCCGCAGGTTCGGGCCCGCCCGGGTCTTCCCCTGCCCGCTCGACTTGACGTGGGCGGTCGCGCGGGTGCTCGACCGGGTGCGGCCCGACCTCCTCGTGCTCGGTGAGCTCGAGCTCTGGCCCAACCTGCTGGCCGCGGCCCGCCGGCGTGGCATTCCCGTGGTCGTCGTCAATGCGCGGATGAGCGAACGCAGCGCCGCCGGCTACCGGCGCATCGGTTGGCTGGTGCGCCGCATGCTCGGACAGGTGTCGCTCGTCGTCGCCCGGTCGCGGGCCGACGGCGACCGATTCGCCGCGGCCGGCGCGAACAGGGTGGTCGTCGCCGGCTCGATGAAGTTCGACGGCGTGCGCGGCGACCGCGGGGCGCCGGAGATCGACCGGCTGCGCCGGCTCGCCGGCTTCTCCCCCGACGACGTCGTGTTCCTCGCCGGGAGCACGCAGGATCCGGAGGAGCGGCTCGCGGCCGAGGCCTTCCTGGCGGCCCGTCAACGGCATCCGTCCCTGCGGCTGGTCGTGGTGCCGCGGCACGTCGAGCGCACGCCGGAGATCGGCGGCCTGCTCGATGGGCTCGGGCTGCGCTGGCAGACCCGCAGCAGACTCGAGGCCGACAGCCCCGACCCGCAGGCCCGCGTCCTCCTCATAGACACGACCGGGGAACTTTCCCAGTGGTGGGGCACGGCGACGATCGCCTTCGTCGGCGGCAGTCTCGACGGCCAGCGTGGCGGCCAGAACATGCTCGAGCCGGCGGCCTACGGCGCGGCCGTCGCCTTCGGGCCCCACACCGGGAACTTCCGCGACGAGGTCGCCGTCCTGCTGGCCAGCGACGCCGCGGAGGTCGTCGCGGACGGCCCTGGGCTCACGGCCTTCGTCGGCCGCTGCCTGGCCGAGCCCGGCTGGGCCGCCGACCGGGGCAGCCGCGCCGCGGCAGGCGTCGCCGCCGGCCGCGGCGCCACGCCCCTCACGGCCCGGCTCCTGCTCGAATGCCTGGCCAGGACGGCGGACTCCCGCTGA
- the secA1 gene encoding protein translocase subunit SecA 1 yields the protein METLERIWETVSNGAAAVGGRVERTLTGLFGSSNARYLRRLESKIEAINGLESRLQGLSDAELRGQTAEFRRRHAAGETLDDMLVEAFATCREAGRRFLGMRHYDVQLVGGMVLHAGAIAEMITGEGKTLVATLPAYLNALEGRGVHVVTVNDYLARRDMEWMGPLYLGLGLTVGAIQSGMDSAERQRSYACDITYGTNNEFGFDYLRDNMRMAARGDDRFAKHQQQSQGPLNFAIVDEVDNILIDEARTPLIISGPAHDDVAKYARADQIARRLENDRHFEVKEKEHSVALTEEGVRVAEKLADVESFYTAGNMEWPHLIDNALKAHWLYRRDVNYVVQNGEVVIVDEFTGRLMPGRQWSDGLHQAVEAKEGVRIKEESQTLATVTLQNFFKLYRKVGGMTGTAMTEATEFWKIYKLDVIAIPSNRGLKRINHPDVIYRTEREKWIAVADEVERINRWDSLALADGSWRVGTIVGETGEGYEFQPKGERTTETIPAAKVRETQRRGLPVLVGTVSIEKSERLSALLEKRGVEHQVLNAKHHKREAEIIAQAGRLGAVTIATNMAGRGTDIILGGNPETLAWAKLQDTYPTRLDVPRAEWDALIGEIAARENMKAEGELVRSMGGLQIIGTERHEARRIDLQLRGRCGRQGDPGSSRFFLSLEDDLMRIFAGEWVKNVLTRLGMQDGEAIESRMVTRRVEAAQKKVEERNFEVRKNLLEYDEVMDEQRKRVYGFRQRILDHTDGDADCREMILEMVDRQIAQNIGSFLDKDYGPQSFATWAAAQFSSEFDGDDFRGMSPAEAERLACDEAIRQADAQIFEAVDENLPSGDDESEWNWSALAAFANSRWKLGISDRDLRRVGRDGVAEMLQTRAQEAIRAVDLGEGARFLAPDFGLRTACAWTEWRFGIRLDKADLAPLERSGYDPKAFEELVCRKAREVYARREIEYPVLVGLSHFTQRQPDGSLRLDRDGLLAWARERFDPNLGDVDVDVPDLETLRDRLISASRLRHARGDDPRDEMKRMERAVLLQILDNAWKDHLLAMDHLRSSVGLRGYAQVDPKVEYKREGMRTFDLMWKGIDERVVDIVYRIEQVEEDALQSTWKETAAIHAEAASATQGEPMQGAEAGATEPARAEPIRNFSQRVGRNEPCPCGSGRKFKNCCGKAGGVPAG from the coding sequence ATGGAAACCCTCGAACGCATCTGGGAAACCGTCTCCAACGGGGCCGCCGCGGTCGGCGGCCGAGTGGAGCGGACGCTGACCGGTCTGTTCGGCTCCTCCAACGCCCGCTACCTGCGGCGCCTGGAATCGAAGATCGAGGCCATCAACGGCCTGGAAAGCCGGCTCCAGGGACTGAGCGATGCGGAGCTCCGCGGCCAGACGGCCGAGTTCCGGCGCCGGCACGCTGCCGGGGAGACGCTCGACGACATGCTCGTCGAGGCCTTCGCCACCTGCCGCGAGGCGGGCCGCCGGTTCCTCGGGATGCGGCACTACGACGTGCAGCTCGTCGGCGGCATGGTGCTCCATGCGGGTGCGATCGCCGAGATGATCACAGGCGAGGGGAAGACGCTCGTCGCCACGCTCCCCGCCTACCTCAACGCCCTCGAGGGTCGGGGCGTGCATGTCGTCACCGTCAACGACTACCTTGCCCGGCGCGACATGGAGTGGATGGGGCCCTTGTACCTCGGCCTCGGGCTGACGGTGGGCGCGATCCAATCGGGGATGGACTCGGCCGAGCGGCAGCGGTCCTACGCCTGCGACATCACCTACGGCACGAACAACGAGTTCGGCTTCGACTACCTCCGCGACAACATGCGGATGGCCGCCCGCGGCGACGACCGCTTCGCCAAGCACCAGCAGCAGAGCCAGGGGCCGCTGAACTTCGCCATCGTCGACGAGGTCGACAACATCCTCATCGACGAGGCGCGGACGCCGCTGATCATCTCCGGCCCCGCCCACGACGACGTGGCCAAGTATGCCCGGGCCGACCAGATCGCCCGCCGCCTGGAGAACGACCGGCACTTCGAGGTCAAGGAGAAGGAGCACTCGGTCGCCCTCACCGAGGAGGGGGTGCGCGTCGCGGAGAAACTGGCCGACGTCGAGAGCTTCTACACCGCCGGCAACATGGAGTGGCCGCACCTCATCGACAACGCCCTCAAGGCCCACTGGCTCTACAGGCGGGACGTCAACTACGTCGTCCAGAACGGCGAGGTGGTGATCGTCGACGAGTTCACCGGCCGCCTCATGCCGGGTCGTCAGTGGTCCGACGGCCTGCACCAGGCGGTCGAGGCCAAGGAAGGGGTGCGGATCAAGGAGGAGTCGCAGACCCTGGCCACGGTCACGCTGCAGAACTTCTTCAAGCTGTATCGCAAGGTCGGCGGCATGACCGGCACCGCCATGACCGAGGCCACCGAATTCTGGAAGATCTACAAGCTCGATGTCATCGCCATCCCCTCCAACCGCGGCCTGAAGCGGATCAACCACCCCGACGTCATCTACCGCACCGAGCGCGAGAAGTGGATCGCCGTCGCCGACGAGGTGGAGCGGATCAACCGCTGGGACTCGCTGGCCCTCGCCGACGGGTCGTGGCGGGTGGGCACGATCGTCGGCGAGACCGGCGAAGGCTACGAGTTCCAGCCCAAGGGGGAGCGAACCACCGAGACGATCCCCGCCGCCAAAGTCCGCGAGACGCAGCGGCGCGGCCTGCCGGTCCTCGTCGGGACAGTGTCGATCGAGAAGAGCGAGCGGCTCTCGGCCCTGCTCGAGAAGCGCGGCGTCGAGCACCAGGTGCTCAACGCCAAACACCACAAGCGTGAGGCCGAGATCATCGCCCAGGCGGGCCGGCTCGGCGCCGTCACCATCGCCACCAACATGGCCGGCCGCGGCACCGACATCATCCTCGGCGGCAATCCCGAGACGCTCGCCTGGGCCAAGCTCCAGGACACGTATCCCACCCGCCTCGACGTGCCCCGCGCGGAGTGGGATGCCCTCATCGGCGAGATCGCCGCCCGGGAGAACATGAAAGCCGAGGGGGAACTGGTCCGGAGCATGGGCGGCCTGCAGATCATCGGCACCGAGCGGCACGAGGCGCGGCGGATCGACCTCCAGCTCCGCGGCCGCTGCGGTCGGCAGGGGGACCCCGGGTCGAGCCGGTTCTTCCTCTCGCTCGAAGACGACCTGATGCGGATCTTCGCCGGCGAGTGGGTGAAGAACGTGCTCACCAGGCTCGGCATGCAGGACGGCGAGGCGATCGAGAGCCGGATGGTGACGCGACGGGTCGAGGCGGCGCAAAAGAAGGTCGAGGAGCGCAACTTCGAGGTCCGCAAGAACCTTCTCGAGTACGACGAGGTGATGGACGAGCAGCGGAAGCGGGTCTACGGCTTCCGCCAGCGAATCCTCGACCACACCGACGGCGACGCCGACTGCCGGGAGATGATCCTGGAGATGGTCGATCGCCAGATCGCGCAGAACATCGGCTCGTTCCTCGACAAGGACTACGGGCCGCAGAGCTTCGCCACCTGGGCGGCGGCGCAATTCTCCTCCGAGTTCGACGGCGACGACTTCCGCGGCATGTCGCCGGCCGAGGCCGAGCGGCTCGCCTGCGATGAGGCGATCCGCCAGGCCGACGCGCAGATCTTCGAGGCCGTCGACGAGAACCTGCCGTCCGGCGACGACGAGAGCGAGTGGAACTGGTCGGCGCTGGCCGCGTTCGCCAACTCCCGTTGGAAGCTCGGCATCTCGGACCGCGACCTGCGCCGGGTCGGCCGCGACGGCGTGGCCGAGATGCTCCAGACCCGCGCCCAGGAGGCGATCCGCGCCGTCGATTTGGGGGAGGGGGCCCGGTTCCTCGCCCCGGACTTCGGGCTCCGGACCGCCTGTGCCTGGACGGAATGGCGGTTCGGCATCCGGCTCGACAAGGCCGACCTCGCGCCGCTGGAGCGATCCGGCTACGATCCGAAGGCCTTCGAGGAACTCGTCTGCCGCAAGGCCCGCGAGGTCTACGCCCGGCGCGAGATCGAGTATCCGGTCCTCGTCGGCCTGTCACACTTCACGCAGCGGCAGCCTGACGGCTCCCTGCGGCTCGACCGCGACGGCCTGCTCGCCTGGGCCCGGGAGCGGTTCGACCCGAACCTCGGCGACGTCGATGTCGACGTGCCCGACCTGGAGACCCTGCGCGACAGGCTGATTTCGGCCAGCCGCCTCCGCCACGCCCGGGGCGACGACCCGCGGGACGAGATGAAGCGCATGGAGCGGGCCGTGCTCCTCCAGATCCTCGACAACGCCTGGAAGGATCACCTGCTGGCGATGGACCACCTCCGCTCGAGCGTCGGCCTGCGCGGCTACGCCCAGGTCGACCCGAAGGTCGAGTACAAGCGCGAGGGGATGCGGACGTTCGACCTGATGTGGAAGGGGATCGACGAACGCGTGGTCGACATCGTGTACCGCATCGAGCAGGTGGAGGAGGACGCCCTGCAGAGCACCTGGAAGGAGACCGCGGCGATCCATGCCGAGGCGGCCTCGGCCACCCAGGGAGAGCCGATGCAGGGAGCAGAGGCCGGCGCCACGGAGCCGGCGCGGGCGGAGCCGATCCGCAACTTCTCCCAGCGGGTGGGGCGGAACGAGCCCTGCCCCTGCGGCAGCGGCCGCAAGTTCAAGAACTGCTGCGGCAAGGCGGGCGGCGTGCCCGCCGGCTGA
- the metK gene encoding S-adenosylmethionine synthase, whose product MAHGKYLFTSESVSMGHPDKLADQISDGVLDAYLAQDPKSRVACETMVTTGLAVIAGEITSRGTIDYQQVVRDVIRQVGYTDDEMGIAADTCSVLVAVGKQSGDIAMGVNEDDAKGKDIGAGDQGLMFGYACNETPEMMPLPIALSHRILNRLTEARQKGEVDWLRPDSKSQVTIEYEGNRPVRVDTVVVSTQHAPHVSNEQIRSFVIEKIIKPLLPTDLDTSDITYHINPTGRFVVGGPHGDCGLTGRKIIVDTYGGWGRHGGGAFSGKDPTKVDRSAAYMARHVAKNIVAAGLADRCEVQLAYAIGVSEPVSVHVDTEGTGRIEDERLCELVREFFPLTPRGIIDYLDLRRPIYRRTAAGGHFGRDGFSWENTDRAAEFAKVAKATAALA is encoded by the coding sequence GTGGCACACGGCAAGTATCTGTTCACGAGCGAGTCGGTCAGCATGGGCCATCCAGACAAACTGGCCGACCAGATTTCCGACGGTGTGCTCGACGCCTACCTCGCGCAGGACCCGAAGAGCCGCGTGGCCTGCGAGACGATGGTCACCACGGGCCTGGCCGTGATTGCCGGCGAGATCACGTCGCGGGGCACGATCGACTACCAGCAGGTGGTGCGCGACGTCATCCGCCAGGTCGGCTACACCGACGACGAGATGGGGATCGCGGCCGACACCTGCTCGGTGCTCGTCGCCGTCGGCAAGCAGAGCGGCGACATCGCCATGGGCGTCAACGAGGACGACGCCAAGGGCAAGGACATCGGTGCCGGCGACCAGGGGCTGATGTTCGGCTACGCCTGCAACGAGACGCCCGAGATGATGCCCCTGCCGATCGCGCTCTCGCACCGGATCCTCAACCGGCTCACCGAGGCCCGGCAGAAGGGGGAGGTGGATTGGCTGCGGCCCGACTCCAAGAGCCAGGTGACGATCGAGTACGAGGGGAACCGTCCGGTCCGCGTCGACACCGTCGTCGTCTCCACGCAGCACGCTCCGCACGTGTCGAATGAACAGATCCGCAGTTTCGTGATCGAGAAGATCATCAAGCCGTTGCTGCCGACGGACCTCGACACGTCCGACATCACCTACCACATCAACCCCACGGGGCGGTTCGTGGTCGGCGGCCCACACGGTGACTGCGGCCTCACCGGCCGGAAGATCATCGTCGACACCTACGGCGGCTGGGGCCGTCACGGCGGCGGCGCCTTCTCGGGCAAGGATCCGACCAAGGTGGACAGGAGCGCCGCCTACATGGCCCGGCACGTCGCCAAGAACATCGTCGCGGCCGGACTCGCCGACCGCTGCGAGGTGCAGCTCGCCTACGCCATCGGCGTCAGCGAGCCGGTCAGCGTCCACGTCGACACCGAGGGCACGGGCCGGATCGAGGACGAACGGCTCTGCGAGCTGGTGCGGGAGTTCTTCCCGCTCACGCCGCGCGGGATCATCGACTACCTCGACCTGCGCCGGCCGATCTACCGGCGCACGGCCGCCGGCGGCCACTTCGGCCGCGATGGTTTCTCCTGGGAGAATACGGACCGCGCCGCGGAGTTCGCCAAGGTGGCGAAGGCGACCGCAGCCCTGGCCTGA
- a CDS encoding UDP-N-acetylhexosamine pyrophosphorylase: MSLTSTAMPFPEGLDPRIAEQLHDAGQAAILAAWPRLPADCRDTLAADLAAVDWTLLAEMRGLVARRAAGRGAATAGPDLADAVTPPCIVLGDARNAIAPGRAADRGAAALGAGRVGAVLVAGGQGSRLGYDGPKGCYPIGPVSGNSLFRLLLGKLAAVRRRHGRPVPLAIMTSAATDEATREFLPRDGWCGLDPADVRIFRQASLPALDATTGEMLRDQPGRLALAPDGHGGMLTALAADGLLDWFASRGVEHVVSFQVDNPLALPLHPEFLGYHLLTGAEFSTQVVLKQEPGERVGAVIESGGVHRVIEYSDLSPELAAARLPDGRLRFHAGSIAVHAFARPFLERAAATAGSLPLHVAFKALPCVDGDGVRHVPARPNAIKFERFIFDLMPLARRVCVVQIEAADGFAPLKNAAGAAADTADHVRAALVAQARRLLAARGVDVAAGVPVELDAAHVIDEHDIDLPRGARIDVPTVVGT; the protein is encoded by the coding sequence GTGAGCCTCACATCCACCGCCATGCCGTTCCCCGAAGGCCTCGACCCGCGCATCGCGGAGCAGCTTCACGACGCCGGCCAGGCCGCGATCCTTGCCGCCTGGCCGCGGCTCCCGGCGGACTGTCGGGACACGCTGGCCGCGGACCTGGCCGCCGTCGACTGGACGCTGCTCGCCGAGATGCGCGGCCTCGTCGCCCGCCGGGCCGCCGGCAGGGGGGCGGCCACGGCCGGTCCCGACCTCGCCGACGCCGTGACGCCCCCGTGCATCGTGCTCGGCGACGCCCGGAACGCCATCGCCCCCGGCCGTGCCGCGGACCGCGGTGCCGCGGCGCTCGGCGCGGGACGGGTTGGCGCGGTGCTGGTGGCCGGCGGCCAGGGATCCCGGCTCGGGTACGACGGCCCGAAGGGCTGCTATCCGATCGGCCCGGTGTCGGGGAACTCACTGTTCCGCCTGCTCCTCGGCAAGCTGGCCGCGGTTCGCCGGCGGCACGGCCGCCCGGTTCCGCTGGCGATCATGACGAGCGCTGCCACCGACGAGGCAACGCGGGAATTCCTCCCCCGCGATGGATGGTGCGGCCTCGATCCTGCCGACGTCCGCATCTTCCGCCAGGCGAGCCTCCCCGCGCTCGATGCCACGACCGGGGAGATGCTCCGTGACCAGCCCGGCCGGCTGGCCCTCGCCCCCGACGGCCACGGCGGCATGCTCACCGCGCTCGCGGCCGACGGCCTGCTCGACTGGTTCGCCAGCCGTGGCGTGGAGCATGTCGTCTCCTTCCAGGTCGACAACCCGCTGGCGCTCCCGCTGCATCCCGAGTTCCTCGGCTATCACCTGCTCACGGGTGCCGAATTCAGCACCCAGGTCGTGCTCAAGCAGGAGCCCGGGGAACGGGTGGGGGCCGTGATCGAGTCCGGCGGCGTGCACCGGGTCATCGAGTACAGCGACCTGTCCCCCGAGCTCGCCGCGGCGCGGCTGCCCGACGGCCGGCTCCGCTTCCACGCCGGCAGCATCGCCGTGCACGCCTTCGCCCGCCCGTTCCTCGAGCGGGCCGCCGCCACGGCCGGATCGCTGCCGCTGCATGTCGCATTCAAGGCCCTGCCGTGCGTGGACGGCGACGGCGTGCGGCACGTGCCGGCGCGCCCGAACGCGATCAAGTTCGAGCGGTTCATCTTCGACCTCATGCCGCTGGCCCGCCGGGTGTGCGTCGTGCAGATCGAGGCGGCCGACGGGTTCGCGCCGCTGAAGAACGCGGCCGGCGCGGCCGCGGACACCGCCGACCATGTCCGGGCGGCGCTTGTCGCGCAGGCGCGGCGGCTGCTGGCGGCGCGCGGGGTCGACGTCGCGGCAGGGGTGCCGGTCGAGCTCGACGCCGCCCACGTCATCGACGAGCATGACATCGACCTGCCGCGGGGCGCGCGGATCGACGTCCCGACCGTGGTGGGAACCTGA
- a CDS encoding putative pre-16S rRNA nuclease, whose product MSDSLSQPIPAGRVAGVDYGRRRIGIAVCDAERILASPLCIHHTTGDRAVDAAFFRGLVGAESLVGFVVGLPVHADGTDSAMSVEVERFGAWLTRTTGLPVAFHDERYSSREAAGLLAGVGLTRGRKKERADAVAAQVVLASWIEARQHGAADSTPGPLA is encoded by the coding sequence ATGAGCGATTCCCTGTCGCAGCCGATTCCTGCCGGCCGCGTGGCCGGCGTCGATTACGGCCGGCGGCGGATCGGCATCGCCGTCTGCGACGCCGAGCGGATCCTCGCCAGTCCGCTCTGCATCCACCACACGACGGGCGATCGGGCCGTCGACGCCGCCTTCTTTCGGGGGCTCGTCGGGGCGGAGTCGCTGGTCGGCTTCGTCGTCGGGCTGCCGGTGCACGCCGACGGGACCGACAGCGCGATGTCGGTCGAAGTCGAGCGGTTCGGAGCCTGGCTGACGAGGACCACGGGCCTGCCCGTGGCATTTCACGACGAGCGGTACAGCTCGCGCGAGGCGGCCGGGCTGCTTGCCGGCGTGGGCCTGACCCGCGGCCGCAAGAAGGAACGCGCCGATGCCGTGGCCGCCCAGGTCGTGCTCGCGTCGTGGATCGAGGCGCGGCAGCACGGCGCGGCCGATTCGACTCCGGGGCCGCTCGCATGA
- the manC gene encoding mannose-1-phosphate guanylyltransferase has protein sequence MLHAIVMAGGSGTRFWPASRTNLPKQLLPLAGPRTLLEDTVDRLAGLVPPERTLIVTAARLVPPIRALLPGFPPAGLVGEPCKRDTAPCIGLAALLVARHDPQATMAVMPSDHVIRPAERFRDAIRQAAALVDEAPERLVTFGIRPTYPAEGFGYIQQGAALATAAGDAPAHAVARFREKPPASVARDYLAAGNYLWNSGIFVWRAATIIAGLEERQPEMLARLRTIAAAWDGPDRDTVFAAEFAAIRGISIDYAVLEQARDVAVIEAPFSWDDLGGWSAVARQQAADDRGNTVVGRHIGIDSTGTIVHAAGGHLVVTIGLEDMLVVHTPDATLVADRAREEAVKAVVTELENRGWTEYL, from the coding sequence ATGCTGCATGCGATCGTGATGGCGGGCGGATCGGGAACCCGCTTCTGGCCGGCGAGCCGGACGAACCTGCCGAAGCAACTGCTGCCGCTGGCCGGCCCGCGGACGCTGCTCGAAGACACCGTCGACAGGCTCGCGGGACTGGTGCCGCCGGAGCGGACCCTGATCGTGACCGCGGCCCGGCTCGTGCCGCCGATCCGGGCGCTGCTGCCGGGCTTTCCCCCTGCCGGACTCGTCGGCGAGCCCTGCAAGCGCGACACGGCTCCCTGCATCGGCCTCGCGGCGCTGCTCGTGGCCCGGCACGATCCACAGGCGACGATGGCGGTCATGCCCTCAGACCACGTCATTCGACCGGCCGAGCGGTTCCGCGACGCGATCCGCCAGGCCGCGGCGCTCGTGGACGAGGCACCAGAGCGGCTCGTCACCTTCGGCATCCGACCCACCTATCCCGCCGAAGGCTTCGGCTACATCCAGCAGGGAGCGGCGCTCGCGACCGCCGCCGGCGACGCGCCGGCCCATGCCGTGGCCCGATTCCGGGAGAAGCCGCCGGCGAGCGTGGCCCGCGACTACCTCGCCGCGGGCAACTACCTGTGGAACTCCGGGATCTTCGTCTGGCGGGCGGCGACGATCATCGCCGGTCTGGAGGAGCGGCAGCCGGAGATGCTCGCCCGGCTGCGGACGATCGCCGCGGCCTGGGACGGGCCCGATCGCGACACCGTGTTCGCCGCGGAGTTCGCCGCCATCCGCGGCATCTCCATCGACTACGCCGTCTTGGAGCAGGCCCGCGACGTGGCCGTCATCGAGGCCCCGTTCTCGTGGGACGACCTCGGAGGATGGTCGGCGGTCGCCCGGCAACAGGCCGCCGACGACCGCGGAAACACCGTCGTCGGCCGGCACATCGGCATCGATTCCACCGGCACCATCGTGCATGCCGCGGGGGGGCATCTCGTCGTCACGATCGGCCTCGAGGATATGCTTGTGGTGCACACGCCCGACGCCACGCTGGTCGCCGACCGGGCCCGCGAGGAGGCGGTGAAGGCCGTGGTGACGGAACTCGAGAACCGGGGATGGACGGAATACCTGTGA